The following coding sequences are from one Cygnus olor isolate bCygOlo1 chromosome 2, bCygOlo1.pri.v2, whole genome shotgun sequence window:
- the TMEM71 gene encoding transmembrane protein 71 isoform X4 yields the protein MNLFKMYGISHVASTPRASSTVFDGEHRHSLSEHILRSYACAFLDDDTAYGCCSTDPLRGSLFTCRRSPRLLSNGYYVLTEDSFLSDGEGNITLTPSQTSVTYKENLVRIFRRRKKICRSLASLFSLSASSSWLSSTVLTNRESSHGDDPWPDGCSKLEASQADIGDSDFSSEYDSHVPQRQTPASIGASLSKDEEFIQPGKPFCASPSCAQFMINANEETLSKAESSTVRNVLAQMAALILCLIISICTRYFLGGLSATLLLIILVFLSHLSKQLSFGIIEKQE from the exons ATGAACCTTTTCAAGATGTATGGAATATCACATGTTGCATCAACACCGAGAGCAA GTTCAACAGTGTTTGATGGAGAGCACAGACATAGCCTCTCAGAACATATTTTGCGGAG ttATGCTTGTGCCTTTCTGGATGATGACACTGCCTACGGGTGTTGTTCCACCGACCCTCTGAGAGGCTCCCTCTTCACATGTCGCCGCAGCCCCCGACTGCTTTCTAACGGTTATTACGTCTTGACAGAAGACAGTTTTCTGTCTGATGGAGAGGGCAACATAACGCTGACACCATCCCAGACAAGTGTTACATACAAAGAGAACTTAGTTCG caTATTCAGGCGGAGGAAGAAAATCTGCCGCTCTCTTGCCAGCTTGTTCAGTCTCAGTGCCTCCAGTTCGTGGCTCAGCAGCACTGTCCTCACCAATAGGGAGTCCTCCCATGGAGATGATCCTTGGCCTGATGGATGCAGTAAACTAGAGGCCAGTCAGGCTGATATTG GTGATTCAGACTTTTCCTCTGAATATGATAGCCATGTGCCACAAAGGCAAACTCCAGCATCTATTGGAGCTTCTCTCAGCAAAGATGAGGAGTTTATTCAGCCTGGGAAACCATTTTGTGCTTCACCGTCCTGCGCTCAGTTCATgataaatgcaaatgaagagaCATTGAGCAAGGCAG AATCCAGCACAGTGCGAAATGTTCTTGCTCAGATGGCTGCACTGATCTTGTGTTTAATCATTTCAATATGTACAag GTATTTTCTGGGAGGATTGTCTGCCACTTTGTTGCTGATAATTTTAGTTT tcttgtcACATCTTTCAAAACAGCTAAGTTTTG gAATAATTGAAAAGCAGGAATAA
- the TMEM71 gene encoding transmembrane protein 71 isoform X2: MNLFKMYGISHVASTPRASSTVFDGEHRHSLSEHILRSYACAFLDDDTAYGCCSTDPLRGSLFTCRRSPRLLSNGYYVLTEDSFLSDGEGNITLTPSQTSVTYKENLVRIFRRRKKICRSLASLFSLSASSSWLSSTVLTNRESSHGDDPWPDGCSKLEASQADIGDSDFSSEYDSHVPQRQTPASIGASLSKDEEFIQPGKPFCASPSCAQFMINANEETLSKAESSTVRNVLAQMAALILCLIISICTRYFLGGLSATLLLIILVFLLSQDAALSSFFSLVTSFKTAKFWNN; the protein is encoded by the exons ATGAACCTTTTCAAGATGTATGGAATATCACATGTTGCATCAACACCGAGAGCAA GTTCAACAGTGTTTGATGGAGAGCACAGACATAGCCTCTCAGAACATATTTTGCGGAG ttATGCTTGTGCCTTTCTGGATGATGACACTGCCTACGGGTGTTGTTCCACCGACCCTCTGAGAGGCTCCCTCTTCACATGTCGCCGCAGCCCCCGACTGCTTTCTAACGGTTATTACGTCTTGACAGAAGACAGTTTTCTGTCTGATGGAGAGGGCAACATAACGCTGACACCATCCCAGACAAGTGTTACATACAAAGAGAACTTAGTTCG caTATTCAGGCGGAGGAAGAAAATCTGCCGCTCTCTTGCCAGCTTGTTCAGTCTCAGTGCCTCCAGTTCGTGGCTCAGCAGCACTGTCCTCACCAATAGGGAGTCCTCCCATGGAGATGATCCTTGGCCTGATGGATGCAGTAAACTAGAGGCCAGTCAGGCTGATATTG GTGATTCAGACTTTTCCTCTGAATATGATAGCCATGTGCCACAAAGGCAAACTCCAGCATCTATTGGAGCTTCTCTCAGCAAAGATGAGGAGTTTATTCAGCCTGGGAAACCATTTTGTGCTTCACCGTCCTGCGCTCAGTTCATgataaatgcaaatgaagagaCATTGAGCAAGGCAG AATCCAGCACAGTGCGAAATGTTCTTGCTCAGATGGCTGCACTGATCTTGTGTTTAATCATTTCAATATGTACAag GTATTTTCTGGGAGGATTGTCTGCCACTTTGTTGCTGATAATTTTAGTTT TTCTTTTGTCCCAAGATGCTGCTCTGTCAtcttttttcagtcttgtcACATCTTTCAAAACAGCTAAGTTTTG gAATAATTGA
- the TMEM71 gene encoding transmembrane protein 71 isoform X5: MNLFKMYGISHVASTPRASSTVFDGEHRHSLSEHILRSYACAFLDDDTAYGCCSTDPLRGSLFTCRRSPRLLSNGYYVLTEDSFLSDGEGNITLTPSQTSVTYKENLVRIFRRRKKICRSLASLFSLSASSSWLSSTVLTNRESSHGDDPWPDGCSKLEASQADIGDSDFSSEYDSHVPQRQTPASIGASLSKDEEFIQPGKPFCASPSCAQFMINANEETLSKAESSTVRNVLAQMAALILCLIISICTRYFLGGLSATLLLIILV; encoded by the exons ATGAACCTTTTCAAGATGTATGGAATATCACATGTTGCATCAACACCGAGAGCAA GTTCAACAGTGTTTGATGGAGAGCACAGACATAGCCTCTCAGAACATATTTTGCGGAG ttATGCTTGTGCCTTTCTGGATGATGACACTGCCTACGGGTGTTGTTCCACCGACCCTCTGAGAGGCTCCCTCTTCACATGTCGCCGCAGCCCCCGACTGCTTTCTAACGGTTATTACGTCTTGACAGAAGACAGTTTTCTGTCTGATGGAGAGGGCAACATAACGCTGACACCATCCCAGACAAGTGTTACATACAAAGAGAACTTAGTTCG caTATTCAGGCGGAGGAAGAAAATCTGCCGCTCTCTTGCCAGCTTGTTCAGTCTCAGTGCCTCCAGTTCGTGGCTCAGCAGCACTGTCCTCACCAATAGGGAGTCCTCCCATGGAGATGATCCTTGGCCTGATGGATGCAGTAAACTAGAGGCCAGTCAGGCTGATATTG GTGATTCAGACTTTTCCTCTGAATATGATAGCCATGTGCCACAAAGGCAAACTCCAGCATCTATTGGAGCTTCTCTCAGCAAAGATGAGGAGTTTATTCAGCCTGGGAAACCATTTTGTGCTTCACCGTCCTGCGCTCAGTTCATgataaatgcaaatgaagagaCATTGAGCAAGGCAG AATCCAGCACAGTGCGAAATGTTCTTGCTCAGATGGCTGCACTGATCTTGTGTTTAATCATTTCAATATGTACAag GTATTTTCTGGGAGGATTGTCTGCCACTTTGTTGCTGATAATTTTAGTTT gA
- the TMEM71 gene encoding transmembrane protein 71 isoform X3, with protein sequence MNLFKMYGISHVASTPRASSTVFDGEHRHSLSEHILRSYACAFLDDDTAYGCCSTDPLRGSLFTCRRSPRLLSNGYYVLTEDSFLSDGEGNITLTPSQTSVTYKENLVRIFRRRKKICRSLASLFSLSASSSWLSSTVLTNRESSHGDDPWPDGCSKLEASQADIGDSDFSSEYDSHVPQRQTPASIGASLSKDEEFIQPGKPFCASPSCAQFMINANEETLSKAESSTVRNVLAQMAALILCLIISICTRYFLGGLSATLLLIILVFLLSQDAALSSFFSLVTSFKTAKFW encoded by the exons ATGAACCTTTTCAAGATGTATGGAATATCACATGTTGCATCAACACCGAGAGCAA GTTCAACAGTGTTTGATGGAGAGCACAGACATAGCCTCTCAGAACATATTTTGCGGAG ttATGCTTGTGCCTTTCTGGATGATGACACTGCCTACGGGTGTTGTTCCACCGACCCTCTGAGAGGCTCCCTCTTCACATGTCGCCGCAGCCCCCGACTGCTTTCTAACGGTTATTACGTCTTGACAGAAGACAGTTTTCTGTCTGATGGAGAGGGCAACATAACGCTGACACCATCCCAGACAAGTGTTACATACAAAGAGAACTTAGTTCG caTATTCAGGCGGAGGAAGAAAATCTGCCGCTCTCTTGCCAGCTTGTTCAGTCTCAGTGCCTCCAGTTCGTGGCTCAGCAGCACTGTCCTCACCAATAGGGAGTCCTCCCATGGAGATGATCCTTGGCCTGATGGATGCAGTAAACTAGAGGCCAGTCAGGCTGATATTG GTGATTCAGACTTTTCCTCTGAATATGATAGCCATGTGCCACAAAGGCAAACTCCAGCATCTATTGGAGCTTCTCTCAGCAAAGATGAGGAGTTTATTCAGCCTGGGAAACCATTTTGTGCTTCACCGTCCTGCGCTCAGTTCATgataaatgcaaatgaagagaCATTGAGCAAGGCAG AATCCAGCACAGTGCGAAATGTTCTTGCTCAGATGGCTGCACTGATCTTGTGTTTAATCATTTCAATATGTACAag GTATTTTCTGGGAGGATTGTCTGCCACTTTGTTGCTGATAATTTTAGTTT TTCTTTTGTCCCAAGATGCTGCTCTGTCAtcttttttcagtcttgtcACATCTTTCAAAACAGCTAAGTTTTG